One genomic window of Paraburkholderia acidiphila includes the following:
- the sodB gene encoding superoxide dismutase [Fe] → MSFTLPPLPFAKNALAPTMSEETLDYHYGKHHQAYVTNLNNLIPGTEFENLSLEEIVKKSSGGVFNNSAQVWNHTFFWNCLSPQGGGAPSGALGDAINAKWGSYDAFKEAFTKAAVGNFGSGWTWLVKKADGSLDIVSTSNAATPLTTDAKALLTIDVWEHAYYIDYRNARPKFVEAFWNIVNWNFAAQNFA, encoded by the coding sequence ATGTCATTTACGCTCCCGCCGCTGCCGTTCGCGAAGAACGCCCTCGCACCGACGATGTCGGAAGAGACGCTTGATTACCACTACGGCAAGCATCACCAGGCCTACGTCACGAACCTGAACAACCTCATTCCGGGCACCGAGTTCGAAAACCTCTCGCTCGAAGAGATCGTCAAGAAGTCGTCGGGTGGCGTGTTCAACAACTCGGCCCAGGTCTGGAATCACACCTTCTTCTGGAATTGCCTCTCGCCGCAAGGCGGCGGCGCACCGTCGGGCGCGCTCGGCGACGCGATCAACGCGAAGTGGGGCTCCTACGACGCGTTCAAGGAAGCCTTCACGAAGGCTGCAGTGGGCAACTTCGGTTCGGGCTGGACGTGGCTCGTGAAGAAGGCCGACGGCTCGCTCGACATCGTGTCGACCAGCAACGCCGCCACGCCGCTCACGACCGACGCGAAGGCGCTCCTCACGATCGACGTGTGGGAACACGCTTACTACATCGACTACCGCAACGCGCGTCCGAAGTTCGTCGAAGCGTTCTGGAACATCGTGAACTGGAACTTCGCAGCGCAAAACTTCGCGTGA
- a CDS encoding TetR/AcrR family transcriptional regulator, which produces MAADPLARKEAQKEDARENARRVPRQERAARTVDGLLEAAGEAFAERGFEAATMTQIAQQAGVSVGAAYQYFPNKEALALALRKRYGDEMDARWSALIAAHDDAGKLPLAQLVERLFDLMVDLMHDYPAYLPLLSVPLGFKRDAAVRNLLRQRFTSLFLRYQPALSSDEAYRVAEVMLQVIKSLNPLYAAAKPKERKLLVAEYKGVLAAWLAVRLA; this is translated from the coding sequence ATGGCGGCAGACCCGCTCGCGCGCAAGGAGGCGCAAAAGGAAGACGCCCGCGAAAACGCACGGCGCGTCCCGCGCCAGGAACGCGCGGCGCGCACGGTGGACGGGCTGCTCGAAGCCGCGGGCGAAGCCTTCGCCGAGCGCGGCTTCGAAGCGGCGACGATGACGCAGATCGCCCAGCAGGCGGGCGTCTCGGTGGGCGCGGCGTATCAGTATTTTCCGAACAAGGAAGCACTGGCGCTCGCGCTGCGCAAGCGCTACGGCGACGAAATGGACGCGCGTTGGAGCGCGCTCATCGCGGCGCACGACGATGCAGGCAAGCTGCCGCTCGCGCAGCTCGTCGAGCGCCTGTTCGACCTGATGGTCGATCTGATGCACGACTACCCCGCGTATTTGCCCCTGCTTTCCGTGCCGCTCGGCTTCAAGCGCGATGCGGCCGTGCGCAATCTGCTGCGCCAGCGTTTCACTTCGCTCTTCCTGCGTTATCAGCCGGCGCTTTCGTCCGACGAGGCCTATCGCGTGGCCGAAGTCATGCTGCAGGTCATCAAGAGCCTCAATCCACTATACGCCGCGGCGAAACCGAAGGAGCGCAAGCTGCTGGTCGCCGAGTACAAGGGCGTGCTGGCGGCCTGGCTCGCCGTGCGGCTCGCGTGA
- a CDS encoding sigma-70 family RNA polymerase sigma factor, whose product MTQAIDTIEGTSLEGAGRNEAATPASEAGPREETWTDARRAAAFDEARGRLIALATRVLGSRAEAEDVVQDAWFRWRDADAPALRAPQAWLATVTVRLAIDRLRRLRRENAGEQEAAWLDDAAPSAEEAGLRARRFSDALLLLLERLGPLEQAVFVLREAFDCDYAQIGALTGCTNEHCRQIVRRARVRLAREAAPQAAPADKVQHARTAERLRDVLHAQDRVGLMDLLGVTATALVTSSVAEAAEVVAQRHGTQEATAGRVLRAEALALDGEPGVALVAQDGALAAWLHVRDDRDGLPEPVVCVAAMEEGSTLQAANQAFGGDAVRKLLARLASSDGAACVSTLRITAQASTAHGCTTMLAQPLVVA is encoded by the coding sequence ATGACGCAGGCGATCGACACAATCGAAGGAACGAGTCTGGAGGGCGCTGGGCGCAATGAGGCTGCGACCCCAGCGAGCGAAGCCGGACCTCGCGAAGAAACGTGGACTGACGCGCGCCGCGCCGCCGCCTTTGACGAGGCGCGCGGGCGTCTCATTGCGCTGGCAACGCGCGTGCTGGGCAGCCGCGCGGAGGCGGAGGATGTCGTGCAGGACGCCTGGTTCCGCTGGCGCGACGCCGACGCGCCAGCCTTGCGTGCGCCCCAGGCGTGGCTCGCGACGGTCACGGTGCGCCTCGCGATCGACCGGCTGCGGCGCTTGCGCCGGGAGAATGCGGGCGAGCAGGAGGCCGCGTGGCTCGACGACGCGGCGCCCTCGGCGGAAGAGGCGGGTTTGCGTGCGCGGCGCTTCTCGGACGCACTGCTGCTTCTGCTCGAAAGGCTCGGGCCGCTCGAGCAGGCGGTGTTCGTGTTGCGCGAGGCCTTCGACTGCGACTACGCGCAGATCGGCGCGCTTACCGGCTGCACGAACGAACATTGCCGGCAGATCGTGCGGCGCGCCCGTGTTCGCCTCGCCCGCGAGGCCGCGCCGCAAGCGGCTCCCGCCGACAAGGTGCAGCATGCGCGCACGGCCGAGCGCTTGCGCGACGTGCTGCATGCGCAGGACCGCGTGGGGTTGATGGATTTGCTCGGCGTGACGGCAACCGCGCTAGTCACGTCGAGCGTGGCCGAAGCGGCCGAAGTCGTGGCTCAGCGCCACGGCACGCAGGAAGCGACAGCCGGGCGCGTTCTGCGCGCCGAGGCGCTTGCGTTGGACGGCGAGCCCGGCGTGGCGCTCGTCGCGCAGGACGGCGCGCTCGCGGCCTGGCTGCATGTGCGCGACGACCGCGACGGGTTGCCTGAGCCGGTCGTTTGTGTCGCGGCAATGGAAGAGGGGAGTACGCTCCAGGCGGCCAACCAGGCTTTTGGCGGCGACGCGGTGCGCAAGCTGCTCGCCCGGCTCGCCTCGAGCGACGGCGCGGCATGCGTTTCTACGCTGCGCATCACCGCGCAAGCATCCACCGCGCACGGCTGCACGACGATGCTCGCGCAGCCGCTCGTTGTGGCCTGA
- the lpxK gene encoding tetraacyldisaccharide 4'-kinase produces the protein MSGPVSRLKERLEAQFAHAWQRRGTLAWALTPLAAIFAAVSGARRAAFAAGWLKSVRVGVPVVVVGNVTVGGTGKTPTVIALVEALRAAGYSPGVVSRGYGAKIARPTPVTADTPARLCGDEPLLIARRTGVPVWVSPDRVAAATSLCGAHSDVDVIVSDDGLQHYRLVRDVEIVVFDHRLGGNGFLLPAGPLREPLSRRRDATLVNNPFERALPPWPNTFALKLEPGEAWHLANPALRRPLAQFAAGADAPGQNARTSPDGQASQPALRIVAAAGIGSPERFFATLRAAGLAPQTLPLPDHYAYATNPFADVSADAILVTEKDAVKLGAWNDARIWVVPVEAALDHRLITLVVEKLRGRSSA, from the coding sequence ATGAGCGGCCCCGTCTCCCGTCTGAAGGAACGCCTCGAAGCGCAGTTCGCGCACGCCTGGCAACGCCGCGGCACGCTCGCGTGGGCGCTCACGCCGCTCGCCGCGATATTCGCCGCGGTAAGCGGCGCGCGCCGCGCCGCCTTCGCGGCGGGCTGGCTCAAGAGCGTGCGGGTGGGCGTACCCGTCGTGGTGGTCGGTAACGTGACCGTGGGCGGCACGGGCAAGACGCCCACGGTGATAGCGCTCGTCGAGGCGCTGCGCGCCGCGGGCTATTCGCCCGGCGTGGTCTCGCGCGGGTACGGCGCGAAAATCGCACGCCCGACTCCCGTCACGGCGGATACGCCCGCGCGCCTTTGCGGCGACGAACCCTTGCTGATTGCCCGCCGCACGGGCGTGCCCGTGTGGGTCTCGCCCGACCGCGTCGCGGCGGCCACGTCGCTGTGCGGCGCTCACAGCGACGTCGACGTGATCGTGAGCGACGACGGCCTCCAGCACTACCGCCTCGTGCGCGACGTCGAGATCGTGGTGTTCGACCATCGCCTGGGCGGCAACGGCTTCCTGCTGCCCGCGGGCCCGCTGCGCGAGCCGCTTTCGCGCCGTCGCGACGCCACGCTTGTCAACAATCCGTTCGAGCGCGCGCTGCCGCCCTGGCCCAATACGTTCGCGCTCAAACTCGAACCCGGCGAAGCCTGGCATCTCGCCAATCCGGCGTTGCGCCGTCCGCTCGCGCAGTTTGCCGCCGGCGCGGACGCGCCGGGGCAAAACGCCCGGACTTCGCCGGACGGACAAGCTTCGCAGCCCGCGCTGCGCATCGTGGCAGCAGCGGGTATCGGTTCGCCGGAGCGTTTTTTCGCGACGCTGCGCGCGGCCGGCCTGGCGCCGCAAACGCTGCCGCTGCCCGACCACTACGCGTACGCGACCAACCCGTTCGCCGACGTCAGTGCCGACGCGATCCTGGTCACCGAAAAGGATGCAGTAAAATTGGGGGCCTGGAACGACGCGCGCATCTGGGTCGTCCCCGTCGAAGCCGCGCTCGATCATCGCCTCATTACCCTGGTTGTGGAGAAACTCCGTGGACGCTCGTCTGCTTGA
- a CDS encoding EAL domain-containing protein, with protein MTSMIDIDPPGFQSRPIAGEEGARRTVLYGGYTVFSVFQPVFSVAHRRAIGYHASLRAHDEQGQQAPSQEVFTQAARRGDLLELGRLAESLHLGNFNAFDSHDEWLFLSLHPAALMDTSYGDALLAGLKALGLQPQRVVLEVSEQAGGENSRFAEIIDGLRKAGFVIALDGFGAKHSNIDRVWQLRPDIVTLDRSLLAQASRHAHIERVLPGLVSMLHESGQLVLVGGLSTERDALIALESNADFVQGAYFARPEVEPVPPAKAAQLMDDLSSRLRERVTARERAQSARLAPYVSAIEAAAKQLAEGVNTNDATLPLLGLDDTARCFLLDASGRQIGDNVLPDGRTSQRAKRFRPLLHSEGASWERRPYFIGAMKAPGRVQFTPPYLSINEAHLCVTASVAVQTEHGVQVLCVDINWDAALRG; from the coding sequence ATGACCAGCATGATCGACATCGATCCCCCCGGCTTCCAGTCTCGCCCCATTGCCGGCGAAGAAGGCGCCCGCCGTACTGTGCTGTACGGCGGCTACACCGTCTTCAGCGTGTTCCAGCCCGTGTTTTCGGTCGCGCACCGCCGCGCGATCGGCTATCACGCGTCGCTGCGCGCGCACGACGAGCAGGGCCAGCAGGCGCCGTCGCAGGAGGTGTTCACGCAGGCGGCGCGCCGCGGCGACCTGCTCGAACTGGGACGCCTCGCGGAATCGCTGCACCTGGGCAACTTCAACGCGTTCGATTCGCACGACGAATGGCTCTTTCTGAGCCTGCATCCGGCCGCGCTGATGGACACGAGCTACGGCGACGCCCTGCTCGCCGGCCTCAAGGCGCTCGGCCTGCAGCCGCAGCGCGTGGTGCTCGAAGTGTCGGAGCAGGCGGGCGGCGAGAATTCGCGCTTCGCGGAAATCATCGACGGGCTGCGCAAGGCAGGCTTCGTGATCGCGCTGGACGGCTTTGGCGCCAAGCATTCGAACATCGACCGCGTGTGGCAGCTGCGCCCCGACATCGTCACGCTCGACCGCAGCCTGCTCGCCCAGGCGAGCCGCCACGCGCATATCGAGCGCGTGCTGCCGGGGCTCGTCTCGATGCTGCACGAGTCGGGTCAGCTCGTGCTCGTGGGCGGCCTCTCGACCGAGCGCGACGCGTTGATCGCGCTGGAGAGCAACGCCGACTTCGTGCAGGGCGCGTATTTCGCGCGGCCGGAAGTCGAACCGGTGCCGCCGGCCAAGGCCGCGCAACTCATGGACGACCTCTCGTCGCGCCTGCGCGAGCGCGTGACCGCGCGCGAGCGCGCGCAGTCCGCGCGTCTCGCGCCGTACGTGAGCGCCATCGAAGCGGCGGCGAAGCAGCTTGCCGAAGGCGTGAACACGAACGACGCCACGCTGCCGCTGCTAGGCCTCGACGACACGGCGCGCTGCTTCCTGCTCGACGCGTCGGGCCGCCAGATCGGCGACAACGTGCTGCCCGACGGCCGCACGTCGCAACGCGCCAAGCGCTTTAGGCCGCTGCTGCATTCGGAAGGCGCGAGCTGGGAGCGGCGGCCCTACTTCATCGGAGCGATGAAGGCGCCGGGCCGCGTGCAGTTCACGCCCCCTTATTTGTCGATCAACGAAGCGCACTTGTGCGTCACGGCGTCGGTCGCCGTGCAGACGGAACACGGCGTGCAGGTGCTGTGCGTCGATATCAACTGGGATGCGGCCTTGCGCGGCTAG
- the kdsB gene encoding 3-deoxy-manno-octulosonate cytidylyltransferase → MTAPVQPFIAVVPARLASTRLPNKPLADIGGKPMVVRVAERARDSGAQKVLIASDAQSVLDAAREHGFEAVLTRADHPSGTDRLAEVAEHYGWSDETIVVNVQGDEPLIDPALVCDVASHLAAHPECAIATAAHPITAPEEIFSPNVVKVVLDARGVALYFSRAPIPWARDAWQPHWSPARLDLGAMPAPPAPATVYRHIGLYAYRAKFLRSYPSLAHSPIEQVEALEQLRAMWHGERIAVLVTAEAPAPGVDTPADLARVQALYRP, encoded by the coding sequence ATGACCGCTCCCGTGCAACCCTTCATCGCCGTCGTCCCGGCGCGCCTTGCGTCCACGCGGCTGCCCAACAAACCGCTCGCCGACATCGGGGGCAAGCCCATGGTGGTGCGTGTGGCCGAGCGAGCGCGCGACTCGGGCGCGCAGAAGGTGCTGATCGCCTCGGACGCCCAGAGCGTGCTCGACGCCGCACGTGAGCACGGTTTCGAGGCCGTGCTCACGCGCGCCGATCACCCTTCGGGCACCGACCGCCTCGCCGAGGTCGCCGAACACTACGGCTGGAGCGACGAGACGATCGTGGTCAACGTCCAGGGCGACGAGCCGCTGATCGACCCCGCGCTCGTGTGCGACGTTGCGTCGCACCTCGCCGCGCACCCCGAATGCGCCATCGCGACCGCGGCGCATCCGATCACGGCGCCCGAGGAGATCTTCAGCCCTAACGTCGTGAAGGTCGTGCTGGACGCGCGCGGCGTGGCGCTCTACTTCTCGCGCGCGCCCATTCCCTGGGCCCGCGACGCCTGGCAGCCGCACTGGTCGCCCGCGCGCCTCGATCTCGGCGCAATGCCCGCCCCGCCGGCTCCCGCGACCGTTTATCGGCACATCGGCCTGTACGCGTACCGCGCGAAATTCCTGCGCAGCTACCCCTCGCTCGCGCATTCGCCGATCGAGCAGGTCGAGGCCCTGGAACAGCTCCGCGCAATGTGGCACGGCGAGCGCATTGCGGTGCTCGTGACGGCCGAAGCGCCCGCGCCCGGCGTCGACACGCCCGCCGACCTCGCCCGTGTGCAGGCGTTATACCGGCCTTAA
- a CDS encoding Trm112 family protein, whose protein sequence is MDARLLEILVCPICKGPLSYDRAAQELICNADKLAYPIRDGIPVMLVDEARQTVEGTPVDPHGPGAA, encoded by the coding sequence GTGGACGCTCGTCTGCTTGAAATCCTGGTCTGCCCGATCTGCAAGGGCCCGCTCAGCTATGACCGCGCCGCGCAGGAGCTGATCTGCAATGCCGACAAGCTCGCTTACCCGATCCGTGACGGCATTCCGGTCATGCTCGTCGACGAAGCGCGTCAAACCGTGGAAGGCACGCCGGTCGATCCGCACGGGCCGGGCGCCGCGTAA
- the adk gene encoding adenylate kinase, whose translation MRLILLGAPGAGKGTQASFIKEKFGIPQISTGDMLRAAVKAGTPLGLEAKRFMDAGELVTDELIINLVKERLQEPDCKNGYLFDGFPRTLPQAEAMKQAGVAIDYVLEIDVPFDEIITRMSGRRMHPASGRTYHVKFNPPKVAMTDDVTGEPLVQRDDDKEETVRKRLDVYVAQTKPLIAYYSDWAKRGEENGLKAPQYRAISGLGSVDEIRERAFEALK comes from the coding sequence ATGCGTTTGATCCTGTTGGGCGCCCCGGGCGCGGGCAAGGGAACCCAGGCAAGCTTCATCAAGGAAAAGTTCGGCATTCCGCAAATCTCGACGGGCGACATGCTGCGCGCCGCCGTCAAGGCAGGTACGCCGCTTGGCCTCGAAGCGAAGCGATTCATGGACGCCGGCGAGCTCGTCACCGACGAACTCATCATCAATCTCGTGAAGGAACGCCTTCAGGAGCCCGACTGCAAGAACGGCTACCTGTTCGACGGCTTCCCGCGCACGCTGCCGCAAGCCGAAGCCATGAAGCAGGCGGGCGTCGCGATCGACTACGTGCTCGAGATCGACGTACCGTTCGACGAGATCATCACGCGCATGAGCGGCCGCCGCATGCACCCGGCTTCGGGCCGCACGTATCACGTCAAGTTCAATCCGCCCAAGGTCGCGATGACGGATGACGTCACGGGCGAACCGCTCGTTCAGCGCGACGACGACAAGGAAGAAACGGTGCGCAAGCGTCTGGACGTGTACGTCGCGCAAACCAAGCCACTCATCGCCTACTACAGCGACTGGGCGAAGCGTGGCGAGGAAAACGGCCTGAAGGCGCCGCAGTATCGCGCCATCTCGGGCCTCGGCAGCGTCGACGAGATTCGCGAACGCGCCTTCGAAGCGCTCAAGTAA
- the clpP gene encoding ATP-dependent Clp endopeptidase proteolytic subunit ClpP — MPSFALNHAAMPPSALNLVPTVIETSGRGERAYDIYSRLLRERIVFLVGPVTEQSASLVVAQLLFLEAENADKDINFYINSPGGSVYDGLAIYDTMQFIKPDVSTLCTGFAASMGSFLLAAGAKGKRFALPNARIMIHQPSGGGQGTAADVELQAREILYLRERLNAMLAERTGRGIEQIAHDSDRDNFMSAQAAAEYGLIDRVLTSREEPLLR; from the coding sequence ATGCCATCTTTTGCACTGAATCATGCAGCAATGCCGCCAAGCGCGCTCAATCTCGTCCCGACCGTCATCGAAACATCGGGGCGCGGCGAGCGCGCCTACGACATCTACTCCCGCCTCTTGCGCGAGCGCATCGTGTTCCTTGTCGGGCCGGTGACCGAACAGAGCGCCAGCCTCGTGGTTGCGCAACTGCTCTTTCTCGAAGCCGAAAACGCAGACAAGGACATCAACTTCTATATCAACTCGCCGGGCGGTTCGGTGTACGACGGACTCGCCATCTACGACACGATGCAGTTCATCAAGCCCGATGTCTCGACGCTGTGCACGGGTTTCGCGGCCAGTATGGGGTCGTTTCTGCTCGCTGCGGGCGCGAAAGGAAAACGCTTCGCACTGCCAAATGCGCGCATCATGATCCATCAGCCTTCGGGAGGCGGCCAGGGCACCGCGGCCGATGTCGAGTTGCAGGCGCGCGAGATCCTCTACCTGCGCGAGCGCCTGAACGCAATGCTCGCCGAGCGCACCGGACGCGGCATCGAACAGATCGCGCACGACAGCGACCGTGACAATTTCATGTCCGCGCAAGCCGCCGCGGAGTATGGCCTGATCGACCGCGTGCTGACCTCGCGCGAAGAGCCGCTCCTGCGCTAA
- the xseA gene encoding exodeoxyribonuclease VII large subunit, which yields MLSDRFSASSAPSGDVVVPVSALNRAIASMLERTFPLAWISGEVSNFTRAASGHWYFSIKDAQAQIRCVMFRGRAQYAEFTPREGDRIEVRALVTMYEPRGELQLNVEAVRRTGQGRLYEAFLRLKAQLEAEGLFDAERKRALPSHPRAIGVITSMQAAALRDVLTTLCRRAPHVPVIVYPAPVQGAGSAEKLTAMLETANARNEVDVLVLCRGGGSIEDLWSFNDEALARAIVVSAIPVVSGVGHETDFTIADFAADVRAPTPTGAAELVSPQRTLLLRDLDQRHAALARDFGRLLERRAQQLDWLARRLVSPAQRLAQQRTHLRQLTIRLASAGSRASAEARARLNVMQMRWQRARPDAAAQRAQLESLGRRLDGAFARQREREAARVSELTARLEVLSPQRTFERGYAALLDAQSGAAVRSPATLKPGKRLTVHLAQGSADVALADVQPRLADGF from the coding sequence ATGCTATCCGACCGATTCTCCGCTTCTTCCGCGCCCTCGGGCGACGTCGTCGTGCCGGTTTCGGCGCTCAACCGGGCGATCGCCTCGATGCTCGAGCGCACGTTCCCGCTTGCCTGGATTTCCGGCGAAGTGTCGAACTTTACGCGCGCCGCGAGTGGCCACTGGTACTTCTCGATCAAGGACGCCCAGGCGCAGATTCGCTGCGTGATGTTCCGCGGCCGCGCGCAGTACGCCGAATTCACGCCGCGCGAAGGCGACCGCATCGAAGTGCGCGCGCTCGTCACGATGTACGAACCGCGCGGCGAACTGCAGCTGAACGTCGAGGCCGTGCGCCGCACCGGCCAGGGCCGGCTCTACGAAGCCTTCCTGCGACTGAAGGCGCAACTCGAGGCCGAAGGCCTCTTCGATGCCGAGCGCAAACGCGCGCTGCCCTCGCATCCGCGCGCCATTGGCGTGATTACGTCGATGCAGGCCGCCGCGCTGCGCGACGTGCTCACTACGCTGTGCCGCCGTGCGCCGCACGTGCCGGTGATCGTCTATCCCGCGCCGGTGCAGGGCGCGGGCTCGGCCGAAAAGCTCACGGCAATGCTGGAAACCGCGAACGCGCGCAACGAGGTGGACGTGCTCGTGCTGTGCCGCGGCGGCGGCTCGATCGAGGACCTGTGGTCCTTCAACGACGAGGCGCTTGCGCGCGCGATCGTGGTCAGCGCGATTCCCGTAGTGAGCGGCGTAGGGCACGAAACCGATTTCACGATTGCCGATTTTGCCGCCGACGTGCGCGCGCCGACCCCCACTGGCGCGGCCGAACTCGTCAGCCCGCAGCGCACGTTGCTGCTGCGCGACCTCGACCAGCGCCATGCCGCGCTCGCGCGCGACTTTGGCCGCCTGCTCGAGCGGCGCGCGCAGCAGCTCGACTGGCTGGCGCGCCGGCTCGTTTCTCCTGCGCAGCGGCTTGCGCAGCAGCGCACCCATTTGCGCCAGTTGACGATACGGCTCGCATCGGCGGGCTCGCGTGCCAGCGCCGAGGCGCGTGCGCGCCTGAACGTCATGCAGATGCGCTGGCAGCGCGCGCGGCCCGACGCCGCCGCGCAGCGCGCTCAACTCGAGTCGCTTGGCCGGCGTCTGGACGGTGCCTTCGCTCGCCAGCGCGAGCGCGAAGCGGCGCGCGTCTCGGAACTCACCGCGCGGCTCGAAGTGCTGAGTCCGCAGCGCACGTTCGAGCGCGGCTATGCCGCGCTGCTCGACGCGCAAAGCGGCGCCGCCGTGCGTTCGCCCGCCACGCTCAAGCCCGGCAAGCGGCTTACGGTGCATCTGGCCCAAGGCAGCGCCGACGTCGCGCTTGCCGATGTTCAGCCGCGCCTTGCCGACGGTTTCTGA
- a CDS encoding isochorismatase family protein, which yields MTQALSLNARTTALVMIDLQHGIVGRQVAPHSGAQVVAKAKPLADALRAKGGTVVWVHVLLNELLALPADAPGRTPDTPPAPAEASELVPGIGAQAGDVIVAKRQWGAFYGTNLEQQLRRRGIDTIVIGGIATNFGVESTARAAFDLGFKLVFVEDATSGLNEEMHHFSFNKLFPHMGHVRSTQETIAAFA from the coding sequence ATGACGCAAGCACTTTCACTGAACGCGCGCACCACGGCGCTCGTGATGATCGATCTCCAGCACGGCATCGTCGGCCGCCAGGTCGCGCCCCATAGCGGCGCACAAGTCGTGGCCAAGGCCAAGCCGCTCGCCGACGCCTTGCGCGCCAAGGGCGGCACCGTCGTCTGGGTCCACGTGCTCCTGAACGAACTGCTCGCGCTGCCCGCCGACGCGCCCGGGCGCACGCCCGACACGCCGCCGGCACCGGCCGAAGCCTCCGAACTCGTGCCTGGGATCGGCGCTCAAGCCGGCGACGTGATCGTTGCCAAGCGCCAATGGGGCGCGTTCTACGGCACCAACCTCGAGCAGCAGTTGCGCCGCCGCGGCATCGACACCATTGTCATCGGCGGCATCGCCACGAATTTCGGCGTCGAATCCACCGCGCGCGCGGCGTTCGATCTCGGCTTCAAGCTCGTGTTCGTCGAAGACGCCACGTCGGGTCTGAACGAAGAGATGCATCACTTCTCGTTCAATAAGCTGTTCCCGCACATGGGCCACGTGCGCTCGACGCAGGAAACCATCGCCGCTTTTGCGTAA
- the mdtD gene encoding multidrug transporter subunit MdtD, whose product MSESTAASSSAPSPRSLSVMLWLVATGFFMQTLDSTIVNTALPAMAKSLGELPLRMQSVVIAYSLTMAVMIPVSGWLADKLGTRRVFLGAIFVFTIGSLLCASAHTLNQLVVSRIAQGVGGAMLLPVGRLAVLRTFPAERYLPALSFVAIPGLIGPLIGPTLGGWLVQIASWHWIFLINVPVGVVGCIATFIFMPDSRNPDTPRFDLPGYLLLVIGMLAISFALDGRSEFGIQHATVLVLFILSLAAFVAYGLHAVRTPQPIFSLDLFKIHTFSVGLLGNLFARIGSGAMPYLIPLLLQVALGYTAFEAGLMMLPTAAAGMFSKRLVTYLIMRYGYRSVLVSNTVLVGLMMASFALSTPNEPLWMRIAQLAIFGGVNSMQFTAMNTLTLKDLGTGGASSGNSLFSLVQMLSMSLGVTVAGALLTTFTGIMGHKTGENVIPAFHATFICVGIITAGSSWIFAQLSSDLRRTAKKTDPSERT is encoded by the coding sequence ATGTCCGAATCCACAGCTGCGTCCAGCTCCGCCCCGTCGCCCCGCTCGTTGTCCGTGATGCTGTGGCTCGTCGCCACCGGCTTCTTCATGCAGACCCTCGATTCGACCATCGTCAACACGGCGTTGCCGGCGATGGCGAAGAGTCTGGGCGAATTACCGTTGCGCATGCAATCAGTCGTGATCGCGTATTCGCTCACGATGGCGGTGATGATTCCCGTGTCGGGCTGGCTCGCGGACAAACTCGGCACGCGGCGCGTGTTTCTCGGTGCGATTTTCGTGTTCACGATCGGCTCGCTGCTGTGCGCGAGCGCGCATACGCTGAACCAGCTCGTGGTCTCGCGTATCGCGCAGGGCGTAGGCGGCGCGATGCTGCTGCCGGTCGGGCGGCTTGCCGTGCTACGCACGTTTCCCGCCGAACGCTATCTGCCCGCGCTCTCGTTCGTGGCGATTCCGGGGCTGATCGGCCCGCTCATCGGCCCGACACTCGGCGGCTGGCTCGTGCAGATCGCCTCGTGGCACTGGATCTTTCTCATCAACGTGCCGGTGGGCGTGGTGGGCTGCATCGCCACCTTCATCTTCATGCCCGACAGCCGCAACCCCGACACGCCGCGCTTCGACCTGCCGGGCTACCTGCTGCTCGTCATCGGCATGCTCGCGATTTCGTTCGCGCTCGACGGGCGCAGCGAGTTCGGCATCCAGCACGCCACCGTGCTCGTGCTGTTCATCCTCTCGCTCGCCGCGTTCGTAGCCTATGGTCTGCACGCGGTGCGTACGCCGCAGCCGATCTTCTCGCTCGATCTCTTCAAGATCCACACCTTCAGCGTGGGCCTGCTCGGCAATCTGTTCGCGCGCATCGGCAGCGGTGCAATGCCGTATCTGATTCCGCTGCTCCTGCAGGTGGCGCTCGGCTACACGGCCTTCGAGGCCGGCCTCATGATGCTGCCGACCGCCGCGGCGGGCATGTTCTCCAAGCGCCTCGTGACGTACCTCATCATGCGCTACGGCTACCGCAGCGTGCTGGTCTCGAACACCGTGCTCGTGGGCCTCATGATGGCGAGCTTCGCGCTTTCCACCCCCAACGAGCCGCTGTGGATGCGCATCGCGCAACTGGCGATATTCGGCGGCGTGAACTCGATGCAGTTCACGGCGATGAACACGCTCACGCTGAAGGACCTGGGCACCGGCGGCGCGAGCAGCGGCAACAGCCTCTTCTCGCTCGTGCAGATGCTCTCGATGAGCCTCGGCGTGACCGTCGCGGGCGCGCTGCTCACGACCTTCACGGGCATCATGGGTCACAAGACAGGCGAGAACGTGATTCCGGCGTTTCACGCGACGTTCATTTGCGTGGGCATCATCACGGCGGGTTCGTCGTGGATCTTCGCGCAGCTCTCGTCGGATCTGCGGCGCACCGCGAAGAAGACCGATCCGTCCGAGCGGACCTGA